A portion of the Lolium rigidum isolate FL_2022 chromosome 1, APGP_CSIRO_Lrig_0.1, whole genome shotgun sequence genome contains these proteins:
- the LOC124707369 gene encoding protein EXORDIUM-like 2 — MDESKRTSFVPLLCLFFLLVAAAAPGCAAYNPRMLFLVKPDPIVLQDHHGTLLTGNITVNILYYGRFAPAQRAIVADFVRSVSAPAPRAAQAGPSVASWWRVTSLYRGGGARLILGRQLLDERMSLGRSLSLQNVTALAKAAGHHRDAITAVLTAPDVLVDPFCMFRCGVHDHASAGAHGRARYTYLWAGNPAKQCPGQCAWPFARPVYGPPMPPLVSPSGDVGMDGVVISLAALLAGTVTNPYGDGYYQGDLGMEAATACTGIFGSGAYPGYPGTLLKDPATGASYNAVGLGGRKYLLPALWDPTTSKCRTLV; from the coding sequence ATGGATGAGTCCAAGAGGACGTCGTTCGTGCCACTTCtctgcctcttcttcctcctcgtcgccgccgcggcGCCAGGGTGTGCCGCGTACAACCCGCGCATGCTGTTCCTGGTGAAGCCCGACCCGATCGTGCTCCAGGACCACCACGGCACGCTGCTCACGGGGAACATCACCGTCAATATCCTCTACTACGGCCGCTTCGCCCCTGCGCAGCGCGCCATCGTCGCCGACTTCGTCCGCTCGGTCTCTGCGCCGGCGCCCCGTGCCGCCCAGGCCGGCCCGTCCGTGGCGTCCTGGTGGCGCGTCACCTCGCTGTACCGCGGCGGGGGCGCGCGCCTGATTCTCGGCCGGCAGCTCCTCGACGAGCGCATGTCGCTCGGTCGGTCCCTCTCGCTGCAGAACGTCACGGCGCTGGCGAAGGCCGCGGGGCACCACCGCGACGCCATCACGGCCGTTCTCACGGCGCCCGACGTCCTCGTGGACCCCTTCTGCATGTTCCGGTGCGGCGTCCACGACCACGCAAGCGCCGGCGCGCACGGCAGAGCGCGGTATACCTACCTGTGGGCGGGCAACCCGGCCAAGCAGTGCCCGGGCCAGTGCGCGTGGCCGTTCGCGAGGCCCGTGTACGGGCCACCGATGCCGCCGCTCGTGTCGCCGAGCGGCGACGTCGGCATGGACGGCGTGGTGATCAGCCTCGCCGCGCTGCTCGCCGGCACGGTGACCAACCCCTACGGGGACGGGTACTACCAGGGCGACTTGGGCATGGAGGCCGCGACGGCGTGCACCGGCATCTTCGGCAGCGGCGCTTACCCCGGCTACCCGGGGACGCTACTCAAGGATCCTGCCACCGGCGCGAGCTACAACGCCGTCGGGCTGGGCGGGAGGAAGTACCTGCTCCCGGCGCTGTGGGACCCGACGACGTCCAAGTGCAGGACGCTTGTGTAG